TTCTTCTTCATGTAAGCTTAAGCTCGATCTGATTCCTGGATCCCCAAATTGTTATTACATTACGACTCAAACTGATCATGGCTAGGTTTTGAGTTATGTAAGGATCATATGTTTTTGTCTGAAAACTTAGTTAAAGGTCTTTTTGTGATAGACTTAGCTTGTGTACATGTGTGAGTTCGGTATCATGTCATGGTTTCAAAGATTCAGAACTTGCATGATTTCTCTGAATGTAACATAGTGAGAGTTGAGGAGACTTGAGACACAAGAAATTTAGATTGTATAATTCTCGTTCACGTAAGAATCGTCAGCCTTTCGGTTCTAGCATGTGGGTTAGTTAGTCTCCAATAGAGAGTTGAAACATTCATATTAACTTTTTTTCCACTGTTGGTTCGATCCAACAAGGAGTGATCAAAGTGTTTTTTTTTTTTTTTGGGTAGCTTACACTGACATAACATTTGTGATGCAGCTATGAAGCTACATCATCTAGGAAAAACCGTAGCCTCGGGATGGAGCTCGCATCTGCAACAGTAGCATCTGTTTTCTTGGTATGCCTTTACTCTTCCTTCTTCATTTTAACCTTTTTAATAGTGGTCGCAAACCCTAGTGTTGTGGTTTAAAACTGTTCCTCTGTTAATCGCAGGGGTTTGGATCATTGTTTTTGCTACTTGCGAGTGGTGTTTATGTCTGATACTTCTTCCTCAATACTGTTCCCGACTAGTTCATTTAAGGAGTGAAAAAATCAAGAGTTTTGATGAATTAAAAAAGTGCGGTTAAATAATAAAATTTAACCAACAGATTTTTTTTTTTATCGATGGTTAATTATGCTATTACAAACTTTGAGAAATATTACAAGACGATTCTACGGTCGACAATTCTACCTGTCTTATTAGGATTCACGCCAGACTGCATCATCTTGAGCCGTCTTACGAGATCCATGCCTAGCGGTAGTCCTTGCGCCATGCCGAAGATCTTCTACATGATTTTCTCCATAAATATGCATAATTCGCCTTTGCTGGAATTCGAAACTCAGAACTCCTGATGTAGAAGAATTAATGAATCTTTAGTTAAACCACTGAACTAATGGGGCTTCCATGTTTAACCAACAGATTTAATCCAAGTTTTAATTACTTGACTTGACCCATGTTTTGCACCGTTCAGTTCCGTTTTCAACAACAAAATCAGATAGAAGTTTTGTTTGGTTCTTCACATTTTTCCGGTTCCATTTCAAGAAAACCGGTTCTGTACAAACCAGGTTGGACTGGGCCAACCCACTAGTCCAACAATCTACAGAGCTGTTGTGCAAGCAATCTTAAGGAGAGTTATATAGACAATTAATGTATCCAGGTTAAATTAAAAAAAAAAAACTATTAGCTTAAAAACCATGGAGTCAGATTCTGATTAAACTTTAAGCAACCTTAACGGGAATATTCATAATGAGTTTCTCAACCACAGAACAATACTATTTTAATATAATTTTAGAAAATAATTAAAATTAACTTTTATTTTATTTTATTTTAAAAAAATTAGTACTTTTTTATTCTATTTGATTATATATCAGCTTTTTTTTTTTAAATAAAAAAAGACTGACATATAGTCAAATGAGTATCTGGATGGAATCAAAAATTTCTAATTTAAAATATGTATCTTGCCTCTCTCTTCTATTTTATATTTTTCTCCGAAGTAATTATTACTTATGTTGACAAGGCTTTCAGACTTGAGTTTTGGTTGGATTTGTTTATTTACATATATTTAATGACGAGTTTTCCGTCAATTCCAAGAAAATGGTGTTTTACGGATGGTTTCTGGAAAGAGAATGAAGTTTTTCAGGTCAAGGATGGTACAGTACTCTAAAAGGATTTGCGGATTTAATGGGTGCAAGGAATGTTCGGGCTTCCCTTACTCCTTTTCATGCGGAGATGGAAGCTTTATTATGGGCAATAGAATGTATGAAAAACTTACGATAATTTCAGTTTACGTTTGCAACAGATTGTTCTCAATTGGTGAAGATGGTTTCAGAACCAGAAGAATGACCAGCATTTGCAAGTTATTTGGAAGATATAAACAGCTTGAAAGAGAGTTTTTTCCGAGGAGGGATTATCTATGCACCAAGAACGCAGAACAAGAAAGCGGATAGCTTAGCCCGCAGTGCTAGGAAGGAAACGTCTTTTGTAGTTCACATGGATTACGATCCTCCAGTTTAGTTCACAGAGTCAATATGAGTCCGTAAAGTTGATGGAAAAAAAAATGACGAGTTTTTATACTCTTAATTATGTATACTAATTTTAATTCGTAAACTGATTTCAACTTGTAAACCGATTTTGTAAACCAATATCAGTTAATAAACCCAATTTCTAATCATAAACAAATTCTAATTTATAAACCATTCCAAAATAAATCATTTTTATAATTTCACGAATTATACGTGACTAAATTAGTCATGAAATATTTGTGAAGAATCAGTCACAAAAAGACAAAATGGTTATGAACATTTTTTTTTTTGTAACACGGTTATGAATATATAGTCACGTTTTTCTTTGTTGCTTTTCTTGATTATTTTGTCATTTAGCACG
The DNA window shown above is from Brassica oleracea var. oleracea cultivar TO1000 chromosome C3, BOL, whole genome shotgun sequence and carries:
- the LOC106334017 gene encoding transmembrane protein 258-like translates to MTAKPIGSPIPVAIYPTLSVFTLAIGLVITAFFFIYEATSSRKNRSLGMELASATVASVFLGFGSLFLLLASGVYV